TGAGTAGCATCTTGCATACTAAAATTCCAACGTTTTACTGTACCAGAAAAACCCTTACCTTTAGAAATACCTGTTACATCTACTTTTTTTATACCATTAAATAAATTTATAGTTATTTTTTGACCACATTTAAATTTTGATGAATCATTACATCTAAATTCCCATAACCCTCTACCAATAGGTACTTTATATTTCATGTAGTGACCTAATTCAGGTTTTAAAATACTATTTTTTTTTTTAATACCTGTAGTTAATTGAATAGATTCATATTTATCATTATTCAATGATTTAATTTGTACAATAGTATTATCAAGAACTTCAATTAATGTTACAGGAATAGACGCACCATCATTCATAAAAATACGTGTTATTCCTAATTTTTTACCAACTAGACCTATCATTACTATTTGCCTTTCTTAATTGAAAATTAATTTTATATAATATTTTTATGTTAATCTAAACTAATTTGTACATCAACTCCTGCAGCAAGATCTAAACGCATCAATGCATCAACAGTTTTTTCTGTAGGTTGTATAATGTCAATTAATCTTTTATG
The nucleotide sequence above comes from Buchnera aphidicola (Cinara curvipes). Encoded proteins:
- the rplC gene encoding 50S ribosomal protein L3, with the protein product MIGLVGKKLGITRIFMNDGASIPVTLIEVLDNTIVQIKSLNNDKYESIQLTTGIKKKNSILKPELGHYMKYKVPIGRGLWEFRCNDSSKFKCGQKITINLFNGIKKVDVTGISKGKGFSGTVKRWNFSMQDATHGNSLSHRVPGSIGQNQTPGHVFKGKKMSGHLGNKRTTMQNLCIIKIDDLKKIIFIKGSIPGCIGSNVLIKPAIKNK